A region from the Lysobacter sp. BMK333-48F3 genome encodes:
- a CDS encoding NAD(P)/FAD-dependent oxidoreductase, which translates to MGIEGSDYEVVVVGGSFAGLSAALMLARARKRVLVIDAGRPRNRFAAHSHGVLGHDGKAPQDLLAEALTQLMAYPSVSLKQAIATTAERTATGFALRLDSGERVSARKLVLATGVRDVAPDLPGLRERWGRSVLHCPYCHGFEYAGRPLGVLATGDVSLHQAMLIPEWGPTTYFTQQLTDPDAETCRQLQALGVRIEPVPVLALRGEGQALAEAVLADGRALPVEAMFVAPRIEPVGDLAQQLGCEFADGLLGPYLKVDELKRTSVPGVFAAGDLAAPMHSAALALAAGAMAGLSAHRSLLEERPGLLAA; encoded by the coding sequence ATGGGTATCGAGGGTTCGGACTACGAGGTGGTGGTGGTCGGCGGCAGCTTCGCCGGCCTGTCGGCGGCGCTGATGCTGGCGCGGGCGCGCAAGCGGGTGCTGGTGATCGACGCCGGGCGGCCGCGCAACCGCTTCGCCGCGCATTCGCACGGGGTGCTGGGGCACGACGGCAAGGCGCCGCAGGACCTGCTCGCCGAGGCGTTGACGCAGTTGATGGCATACCCGAGCGTGAGCCTGAAGCAGGCCATCGCGACCACGGCCGAGCGCACCGCGACGGGCTTCGCCCTGCGGCTGGATTCCGGCGAGCGCGTATCCGCGCGCAAGCTGGTGCTGGCGACCGGGGTGCGCGACGTAGCGCCGGACTTGCCCGGCTTGCGCGAGCGTTGGGGCCGCAGCGTGCTGCATTGTCCCTATTGCCACGGTTTCGAGTACGCCGGCCGGCCGCTCGGCGTGCTCGCCACCGGCGATGTCAGCCTGCACCAGGCGATGCTGATTCCGGAGTGGGGGCCGACCACCTATTTCACCCAGCAACTGACCGACCCCGACGCCGAGACGTGCCGGCAGTTGCAGGCGCTGGGCGTGCGGATCGAGCCGGTGCCGGTGCTCGCCCTGCGCGGCGAAGGCCAGGCCCTGGCCGAGGCGGTGCTCGCCGACGGCCGCGCTTTGCCGGTGGAGGCGATGTTCGTCGCGCCGCGGATCGAGCCGGTCGGCGACCTGGCGCAGCAACTGGGCTGCGAGTTCGCCGACGGCCTGCTCGGGCCTTACCTGAAGGTCGACGAGCTCAAGCGCACTTCGGTGCCGGGCGTGTTCGCCGCCGGCGACCTGGCCGCGCCGATGCATAGCGCGGCGCTGGCCTTGGCGGCGGGCGCGATGGCCGGGCTGAGCGCGCACCGCTCCCTGCTCGAGGAGCGCCCGGGGTTGCTGGCGGCCTAG
- the hmpA gene encoding NO-inducible flavohemoprotein has protein sequence MSHATPRPVLSEATRALVRASVPALAEHGTLITTTMYRRLFQDASIRALFNQANQDGGSQPAALAGAILAYARHIDDLGALTGAVERMAQKHIAYHILPEHYPSVAKALLGAIGEVLGEAATPELLAAWGEAYWFLADLLIAREAAIRSEIEADAGGWRGWRRFTVAQRIVESELIVSFVLRPADGGAVLPHKPGQYLTLRLATPQGEIKRNYSISCGPNADHYRISVKREAQGHGGSRYLHDAVAVGDSLEATPPSGDFYLPDAPSRPVVLLSGGVGLTPMVSMLETIAAKHPQLETHYVHGTANSASHAMDAHVRRLASGHGRMRVASFYCEPRGGDAPGKTHDVDGLIDIAWLRSNTPLDQADVYLCGPRPFLRRFVQELAQAGVPGERIHYEFFGPSDEALAA, from the coding sequence ATGAGCCACGCAACGCCCCGTCCCGTGTTGAGCGAAGCCACCCGCGCGCTGGTGCGCGCCTCGGTGCCCGCCCTGGCCGAGCACGGCACCCTCATCACCACCACCATGTACCGGCGCCTGTTCCAGGATGCCTCGATCCGCGCCCTGTTCAACCAGGCCAACCAGGACGGCGGCAGCCAACCCGCCGCGCTGGCCGGGGCGATCCTGGCCTATGCGCGCCACATCGACGACCTCGGCGCGCTGACCGGCGCGGTCGAGCGCATGGCCCAGAAGCACATCGCCTACCACATCCTGCCCGAGCACTACCCCTCGGTGGCCAAGGCCTTGCTCGGCGCGATCGGCGAAGTGCTGGGCGAAGCGGCCACCCCGGAACTGCTCGCCGCCTGGGGCGAGGCCTACTGGTTCCTGGCCGATCTGCTGATCGCGCGCGAAGCGGCGATCCGCAGCGAGATCGAAGCCGATGCCGGCGGTTGGCGCGGCTGGCGCCGCTTCACGGTCGCGCAGCGCATCGTCGAAAGCGAACTGATCGTCTCGTTCGTGCTGCGTCCGGCCGACGGTGGCGCGGTGCTGCCGCACAAGCCCGGCCAGTACCTGACCCTGCGCCTGGCCACGCCGCAGGGCGAGATCAAGCGCAACTACTCGATCTCCTGCGGCCCCAACGCCGACCATTACCGGATCTCGGTCAAGCGCGAAGCGCAGGGCCATGGCGGCTCGCGCTACCTGCACGACGCGGTCGCGGTCGGCGACAGCCTCGAGGCCACCCCGCCGTCGGGCGACTTCTATCTGCCCGACGCGCCGTCGCGGCCGGTGGTGCTGCTGTCCGGCGGGGTCGGCCTGACCCCGATGGTGAGCATGCTCGAAACCATCGCCGCCAAGCACCCGCAGCTGGAAACCCACTACGTCCACGGCACCGCCAACAGCGCCAGCCACGCGATGGACGCGCACGTGCGCCGCCTCGCTTCCGGCCACGGCCGGATGCGCGTGGCCAGCTTCTACTGCGAGCCGCGCGGCGGCGACGCGCCGGGCAAGACCCACGACGTCGACGGCCTGATCGACATCGCTTGGTTGCGCAGCAATACCCCGCTCGACCAGGCCGATGTCTACCTGTGCGGACCGCGCCCGTTCCTGCGCCGCTTCGTGCAGGAACTCGCCCAGGCCGGCGTGCCGGGCGAACGCATCCATTACGAGTTCTTCGGCCCCAGCGACGAAGCGCTGGCGGCGTAA
- a CDS encoding CPBP family intramembrane glutamic endopeptidase: MPHRRRIGLTVFFAVAFAVPWFGWTLIDNAALSLWLFPLCVSAAGFAAAWAEGGRTGLGEFCRRTCRVRGAMRWTLLAALIAPALGLAYLLATGTSLAALRPAYEAGLATTLAAAVVTGPLAEEFGWRGYLQHRLLDRLSPLATALCIGAVWSLWHVPLFGEAVFGSVASSLRYLGYLSVWSVFMVYLVRRGGGSVWPAVAFHWAANVHADLLAALLPSVDGSLLPGGSKGLGLYLLLAALFVALRWRFFAGRGAATQPAECAPLAATAAAER; this comes from the coding sequence ATGCCGCATCGCCGCCGTATCGGCCTGACCGTGTTTTTCGCCGTCGCGTTCGCCGTGCCTTGGTTCGGCTGGACCCTGATCGACAACGCGGCGCTGAGCTTGTGGCTGTTCCCGCTGTGCGTCAGCGCGGCCGGATTCGCCGCGGCCTGGGCCGAAGGCGGCCGCACCGGCCTGGGCGAATTCTGCCGGCGGACCTGCCGCGTGCGCGGCGCGATGCGCTGGACCCTGCTGGCGGCCTTGATAGCGCCGGCGCTGGGACTGGCTTATCTGCTCGCCACCGGCACGTCGCTGGCGGCGCTGCGGCCGGCGTACGAGGCCGGCCTGGCGACGACGCTGGCGGCGGCGGTCGTGACCGGCCCGCTGGCCGAGGAGTTCGGTTGGCGCGGCTATCTGCAGCACCGCTTGCTGGATAGGCTGAGCCCGTTGGCTACGGCGCTGTGCATCGGCGCGGTCTGGTCGCTGTGGCACGTGCCGCTGTTCGGCGAGGCGGTGTTCGGCAGCGTCGCGTCCTCGCTGCGCTACCTCGGCTACCTGAGCGTCTGGTCGGTGTTCATGGTGTACCTGGTCCGGCGCGGCGGCGGCTCGGTGTGGCCGGCGGTGGCCTTCCACTGGGCCGCGAACGTCCACGCCGATCTGCTCGCCGCGCTGTTGCCCTCGGTCGACGGCAGCCTGCTGCCCGGCGGTTCCAAGGGCCTCGGGCTGTACCTGCTGCTGGCCGCGCTGTTCGTCGCGCTGCGCTGGCGTTTCTTCGCCGGGCGAGGCGCGGCGACCCAACCGGCCGAGTGCGCGCCACTGGCAGCGACGGCTGCGGCCGAACGCTGA
- a CDS encoding Rrf2 family transcriptional regulator produces the protein MRLDSRLSRMLHVLVHMDSHEQRATSETIAGMLGTNPTVVRRTLAGLREHGIVAAERGPGGGWVLARALSEISLLDVHHALGSPSLFAIGVADRKPRCLVEQAVNERIDSALAEAEATVLARFAAVKLADLAADFHRRLKARGGWTHEL, from the coding sequence ATGAGACTCGACAGCCGCCTGTCGCGGATGCTGCACGTGCTGGTGCATATGGACAGCCACGAGCAGCGCGCGACCTCCGAGACCATCGCCGGCATGCTCGGCACCAACCCCACCGTGGTCCGCCGCACCCTGGCCGGCCTGCGCGAGCACGGCATCGTCGCCGCCGAGCGCGGTCCCGGCGGCGGCTGGGTGCTGGCGCGGGCGCTGTCCGAGATCAGCCTGCTCGACGTCCACCACGCCCTCGGCAGCCCCAGCCTGTTCGCGATCGGCGTCGCCGACCGCAAACCCAGGTGCCTGGTCGAACAAGCCGTCAACGAGCGCATCGACTCGGCCCTGGCCGAAGCCGAAGCCACCGTCCTGGCCCGCTTCGCCGCGGTCAAGCTGGCCGACCTGGCGGCCGATTTCCACCGCCGGCTGAAGGCGCGCGGCGGCTGGACGCACGAGTTGTAA
- a CDS encoding cytochrome P450, translating into MSQPLSQQTELIDYPFPIGPLGTPPQTIAWARKYRPLCPIRLPSGTPAWMLTRKQDIALVLSDRRFSRNLTFHGAPRFVGEDFTAVPGGIFNLDPPDHTRVRHVIGPFYTRAGAERYRPLIERHAQALLDAMAAGSNPVDLMQAYSNLLPLHSNCEILQVPVEFRAQYLEYFHTQTNYEASAAEVAQATAKVIDFARQMIELRRSRPQHEDPIGALIQAEREGTISEQELLGTVCYLFVTGSEPLIPPLSTGLLTLFVHPQQLRQCIEDPTLWPRAVEEVLRYHHNGVLGLPRVATEDVEVGDGLIRRGEAVCATMLGVTWDPKYYRHPEKFDIHRDTDGTATFGSGPHFCLGSSLTRVFLESAYRLLFARFPSLALALPPNEIPWERNILFIRPVSLPVAW; encoded by the coding sequence ATGAGCCAACCCCTGAGCCAACAAACCGAACTGATCGATTACCCGTTCCCGATCGGCCCGCTCGGCACGCCGCCGCAGACCATCGCCTGGGCGCGCAAATACCGGCCGCTGTGCCCGATCCGCCTGCCCAGCGGCACGCCGGCCTGGATGCTGACGCGCAAGCAGGACATCGCGCTGGTGCTCAGCGACCGGCGTTTCTCGCGCAACCTGACCTTCCACGGCGCGCCGCGTTTCGTCGGCGAGGACTTCACCGCCGTGCCCGGCGGCATCTTCAACCTCGATCCGCCCGACCATACCCGGGTGCGTCACGTGATCGGCCCGTTCTACACCCGCGCCGGCGCCGAGCGCTATCGGCCCTTGATCGAACGCCATGCCCAGGCCCTGCTCGATGCGATGGCCGCCGGCAGCAATCCGGTCGATCTGATGCAGGCCTATTCCAACCTGCTGCCCCTGCACAGCAACTGCGAAATCCTGCAGGTGCCGGTCGAATTCCGCGCCCAGTACCTGGAGTACTTCCATACCCAGACCAACTACGAAGCCAGCGCCGCCGAAGTCGCCCAGGCCACGGCCAAGGTGATCGACTTCGCCCGCCAGATGATCGAACTGCGCCGCAGCAGGCCGCAGCACGAGGACCCGATCGGCGCGCTGATCCAGGCCGAGCGCGAGGGCACGATCAGCGAGCAGGAACTGCTGGGCACGGTCTGCTACCTGTTCGTGACCGGTTCCGAGCCGCTGATCCCGCCGCTGTCGACCGGCCTGCTGACCTTGTTCGTGCATCCGCAACAACTGCGCCAATGCATCGAAGACCCGACCCTATGGCCGCGCGCGGTCGAGGAAGTGCTGCGCTATCACCACAACGGCGTGCTCGGCCTGCCGCGGGTGGCGACCGAGGACGTCGAAGTCGGCGACGGCCTGATCCGCCGCGGCGAAGCGGTGTGCGCGACCATGCTCGGCGTCACCTGGGACCCGAAGTACTACCGGCATCCGGAAAAATTCGACATCCACCGCGACACCGACGGCACCGCCACCTTCGGCAGCGGCCCGCATTTCTGCCTGGGCTCGTCGCTGACCCGGGTGTTCCTGGAATCGGCCTACCGCCTGCTGTTCGCGCGCTTCCCCAGCCTCGCCCTGGCCTTGCCGCCGAACGAGATCCCCTGGGAGCGCAACATTCTCTTCATCCGCCCGGTCAGCCTGCCGGTGGCCTGGTAA
- a CDS encoding DUF2235 domain-containing protein, whose amino-acid sequence MSWVPQAEDMALYDAAREEMLGLRIPLFLQPDGVNERMFVAAFDGTGNDVAQQPDAPTNIAVIARQIEVRDDPRIVTSYLAGPGTQSKRAERIRDTLYGSTYGARIEEMYDRFVRQAKRWIEEDPGAKIRLVTIGFSRGAVQAAGFAVMVGERGVTTGKGVQLRAPADVPQAIGLFDPVATGTPQEKDRRLPSTVVSGFQLQSRDEERKEFPLNPILPPGLSENGRFLSVVLPGSHSDVGGGYAGGGLEAQAGDLMIDYLNGLSEVPFLARRSVPLDDPSNIAHQEDLIPVPGGWRRKKGNRQLDGGRDANLAPPNMYRNGKLTWWGKPRVQDRKYIYHTGAWPLEGERRNDTKAGLNYRHIDPFRGPPVVAPRRRRGDAVDLLLQSMQKAATLRDENGLVNLFDGDRARLAAYAAAIAAASGMTRIDRMRLEGADQMVIEQTVGDDGAAGFSLSNAVQTPVEESREVLQDMLGA is encoded by the coding sequence ATGTCCTGGGTACCCCAAGCGGAAGATATGGCGCTGTACGATGCGGCGCGCGAGGAAATGCTGGGGCTGCGGATTCCGCTGTTCCTGCAGCCGGACGGCGTCAACGAACGGATGTTCGTCGCCGCCTTCGACGGCACCGGCAACGACGTCGCCCAGCAGCCGGACGCGCCGACCAATATCGCGGTGATCGCGCGCCAGATCGAGGTGCGCGACGATCCGCGCATCGTGACCTCCTACCTGGCCGGGCCGGGCACCCAGAGCAAACGCGCCGAACGCATCCGCGACACCTTGTATGGCTCGACCTACGGCGCCCGCATCGAGGAGATGTACGACCGTTTCGTCCGCCAGGCCAAGCGCTGGATCGAGGAGGACCCCGGCGCCAAGATCCGCCTGGTGACGATCGGCTTCAGCCGCGGCGCGGTGCAGGCGGCCGGCTTCGCGGTGATGGTCGGCGAGCGCGGCGTGACCACCGGCAAGGGCGTGCAGCTGCGCGCGCCGGCCGACGTGCCGCAGGCGATCGGCCTGTTCGACCCGGTCGCCACCGGCACGCCGCAGGAGAAGGATCGACGCCTGCCGTCGACGGTGGTGTCCGGCTTCCAGCTGCAGTCGCGCGACGAGGAGCGCAAGGAATTTCCGCTTAATCCGATCCTGCCGCCGGGGCTGAGCGAGAACGGCCGCTTCCTGTCGGTGGTGCTGCCCGGTTCGCATTCCGACGTCGGCGGCGGCTATGCCGGCGGCGGCCTGGAAGCGCAGGCCGGCGATTTGATGATCGACTACCTCAATGGTCTGAGCGAGGTGCCGTTCCTGGCCCGGCGCAGCGTGCCGCTGGACGACCCGAGCAATATCGCCCACCAGGAAGACCTGATTCCCGTGCCCGGCGGTTGGCGCCGCAAGAAGGGCAACCGCCAGCTCGACGGCGGCCGCGACGCCAACCTGGCGCCGCCGAACATGTACCGCAACGGCAAGCTGACCTGGTGGGGCAAGCCGCGCGTGCAGGACCGCAAGTACATCTACCACACCGGCGCCTGGCCGCTGGAAGGCGAGCGGCGCAACGACACCAAGGCCGGCCTGAACTATCGTCATATCGATCCGTTCCGCGGCCCGCCGGTGGTGGCGCCGCGCCGGCGCCGCGGCGACGCCGTGGACCTGCTGCTGCAGAGCATGCAGAAGGCGGCGACGCTGCGCGACGAGAACGGCCTGGTGAACCTGTTCGATGGCGACCGAGCGCGCCTGGCCGCTTATGCCGCGGCGATCGCGGCTGCATCCGGCATGACCCGGATCGACCGGATGCGCCTGGAGGGCGCGGACCAGATGGTGATCGAACAGACCGTCGGCGACGACGGTGCGGCCGGCTTCAGCCTGAGCAACGCGGTGCAGACGCCGGTGGAAGAAAGCCGCGAGGTCCTGCAGGACATGCTGGGCGCTTGA
- a CDS encoding TetR/AcrR family transcriptional regulator gives MPAEPRRARKRDQTRDRIAETAHRLFERDGYDAITMEQIAAEADVARGTLYNHFPVKEAVLVHWMHAQFERDRPTAPPAQAGFAGQMSALLRGAALWWEANRQYAAPYLRYRFQQAGPRREGEASSGAIAVYARLIEQAQQRGELSRDRPAERLAHYFHYLYLSALMAWLGDPESALQDGLAEAFEFFLAGAAA, from the coding sequence ATGCCCGCAGAGCCGCGCCGAGCGCGCAAGCGCGATCAGACTCGCGACCGCATCGCCGAGACCGCGCACCGGTTGTTCGAGCGCGACGGCTACGACGCGATCACCATGGAGCAGATCGCCGCCGAGGCCGATGTCGCGCGCGGCACGCTGTACAACCACTTTCCGGTCAAGGAAGCGGTGCTGGTGCATTGGATGCACGCGCAGTTCGAGCGCGACCGGCCGACGGCGCCGCCCGCGCAGGCCGGGTTCGCCGGCCAGATGTCGGCGTTGTTGCGCGGCGCGGCGCTGTGGTGGGAAGCGAACCGCCAGTACGCGGCGCCGTACCTGCGCTACCGGTTCCAGCAAGCCGGGCCGCGGCGCGAGGGCGAAGCCTCCTCGGGCGCGATCGCGGTTTATGCGCGCTTGATCGAGCAGGCGCAACAACGCGGCGAGTTGAGCCGCGATCGCCCTGCCGAGCGCCTCGCGCATTACTTCCATTACCTGTACCTGTCGGCGCTGATGGCCTGGCTCGGCGATCCGGAATCGGCGCTGCAGGACGGCCTGGCCGAGGCCTTCGAATTCTTCCTCGCCGGCGCCGCCGCCTAG
- a CDS encoding group III truncated hemoglobin → MLPDLTEADLRALVHGFYARVRQDPELGPVFADAVADWDEHLQRLTDFWTSLMLGSGRYRGHPAGVHLAHAARIRPALFQRWLALWRRSSDELLPPAQARAVQERAARIADHLQRVLAARAVPAFSDQESTP, encoded by the coding sequence ATGCTCCCCGACCTGACCGAAGCCGACCTGCGCGCCCTGGTGCACGGCTTTTATGCCCGCGTACGCCAAGACCCGGAGCTGGGCCCGGTGTTCGCCGATGCGGTCGCGGACTGGGACGAGCACCTGCAGCGGCTGACCGACTTCTGGACCTCGCTGATGCTCGGCAGCGGCCGCTACCGCGGCCATCCGGCCGGCGTCCACCTCGCCCACGCCGCGCGCATCCGTCCGGCGCTGTTCCAACGCTGGCTGGCGCTGTGGCGCCGCAGCAGCGACGAACTGCTGCCGCCCGCGCAGGCGCGTGCGGTGCAAGAGCGCGCCGCGCGCATCGCCGATCACTTGCAGCGCGTGCTCGCCGCGCGCGCCGTTCCCGCCTTTTCCGATCAGGAGTCCACGCCATGA
- a CDS encoding DUF6463 family protein, with protein MTRTAAYALIVLGLFHLAAMAPDACDHLGVWLRGGLWTTAHLQPVATQAQALAASNAAFWQSLGGPALPLIVLGALLLHLERRGVPIPAFVGAALAAWAALAALVMQPSGFPLLVAIALMLLAGSRRARRG; from the coding sequence ATGACCCGCACCGCCGCCTACGCCTTGATCGTGCTCGGCCTGTTCCATCTGGCGGCGATGGCCCCGGATGCGTGCGACCACCTCGGTGTCTGGCTGCGCGGCGGCCTGTGGACCACCGCGCATCTGCAACCCGTCGCCACCCAGGCGCAGGCCCTGGCCGCGTCCAATGCGGCGTTCTGGCAGTCGCTCGGCGGCCCCGCCCTGCCCCTGATCGTGCTCGGCGCCCTGTTGCTGCACCTGGAACGCCGTGGCGTGCCGATCCCCGCCTTCGTCGGTGCCGCGCTCGCCGCCTGGGCCGCGCTGGCGGCCCTGGTCATGCAGCCCAGCGGATTCCCGTTGCTGGTCGCGATCGCGCTGATGCTGCTGGCGGGGTCGCGCCGCGCTCGTCGCGGCTGA
- a CDS encoding class I SAM-dependent methyltransferase: MNHADSQFDALADAYEDSIEQMPFRKHIEMHSFLQVLGDTGGLRVLDLGCGSGLYTRAIAQRGARRVVGLDVSEGMIDYARQREDRNPLGIGYRWRDATRAPDTVVDDLGERFDLVTAIYVLPYAPTLDGLTSICRTAYHALSAPGDRFVAAVLNPEFSRDRGWYRHYGMELSAPPDLYEGAPVHLHAWFGGHVLDLDAFYWSRAAHERAFADAGFAGLRWHAPVLADSGRDLQPSEFWRNYLHCPHAMIVEARR, translated from the coding sequence ATGAATCACGCCGACAGCCAATTCGACGCCCTGGCCGATGCCTACGAAGACAGCATCGAGCAAATGCCGTTCCGCAAACACATCGAGATGCACAGTTTCCTGCAGGTGCTCGGCGACACCGGCGGCCTGCGCGTGCTCGACCTGGGCTGCGGCAGCGGCCTGTACACCCGCGCCATCGCCCAGCGCGGCGCGCGCCGGGTGGTCGGCCTGGACGTGTCCGAGGGCATGATCGACTACGCCCGCCAGCGCGAGGACCGCAACCCGCTCGGCATCGGCTACCGCTGGCGCGACGCGACCCGCGCGCCGGACACGGTCGTCGACGACCTCGGCGAGCGCTTCGACCTGGTCACCGCGATCTACGTGCTGCCCTACGCGCCGACCCTGGATGGGCTGACCTCGATCTGCCGCACCGCCTATCACGCCTTGTCGGCGCCCGGCGACCGCTTCGTCGCCGCGGTGCTCAACCCGGAGTTCTCGCGCGACCGCGGCTGGTACCGCCATTACGGCATGGAGCTCAGCGCGCCGCCGGACCTGTACGAAGGCGCGCCGGTGCACCTGCACGCCTGGTTCGGCGGCCACGTGCTCGACCTGGATGCGTTCTATTGGTCGCGCGCGGCGCACGAACGCGCCTTCGCCGACGCCGGCTTCGCCGGACTGCGCTGGCATGCGCCGGTGCTGGCCGACAGCGGCCGCGACCTGCAGCCGAGCGAGTTCTGGCGCAACTACCTGCACTGCCCGCACGCGATGATCGTCGAGGCACGGCGCTGA
- a CDS encoding Rrf2 family transcriptional regulator gives MKLSRYTDYSLRVLIHLGTRGEDLASIAEIAEVYGISHSHLMKVVQDLGAAGYVQTVRGRNGGIRLGRPPAQINLGALVRHTEGVVALVDCGDCLIAPACGLPGILAQATRAFFEVLDRYTLVDLLGKRRALAQLFGAA, from the coding sequence ATGAAGCTCAGCCGCTACACCGACTATTCGCTGCGGGTCTTGATCCATCTGGGCACCCGCGGCGAGGACCTGGCCTCGATCGCCGAAATCGCCGAGGTCTACGGCATCTCGCACAGCCATCTGATGAAGGTGGTGCAGGACCTGGGCGCGGCCGGCTATGTGCAGACCGTGCGCGGCCGCAACGGCGGCATCCGCCTGGGCCGCCCGCCGGCGCAGATCAACCTCGGCGCCCTGGTGCGGCATACCGAGGGCGTGGTCGCCCTGGTCGACTGCGGCGACTGCCTGATCGCCCCGGCCTGCGGCTTGCCCGGGATCCTGGCCCAGGCTACCCGCGCCTTCTTCGAGGTGCTGGACCGCTACACTCTGGTCGATCTGTTGGGCAAGCGCCGCGCGCTGGCGCAGTTGTTCGGTGCCGCCTGA
- a CDS encoding tRNA-dependent cyclodipeptide synthase, giving the protein MSTDPTAVPASPPEPAQAQPYTARCRALLDAGEHAVIGLSPFNGAFNPHTVQRLIGWGVGRFRRIDVLLPGYEAIHTLVAAGMHPLDAARRLRRALNGLRNNAVRQLREHGIGDAEARVHTWTRLQERNAYFDLRRSLEQRYRSQPWLRQACDRAAAAAVRANAVGETVAPAQALRQAAQYALAELPFFLDSPTIFAADSSVFVYPRPIALVHDLLERNEILPRHRGQGYVSFHHLP; this is encoded by the coding sequence ATGAGCACCGATCCCACCGCCGTCCCCGCCTCGCCGCCGGAACCGGCGCAGGCGCAGCCTTACACTGCGCGTTGCCGCGCGCTGCTCGATGCCGGCGAACACGCCGTGATCGGCCTGAGCCCGTTCAACGGAGCGTTCAACCCGCATACCGTGCAGCGCCTGATCGGCTGGGGCGTCGGCCGCTTCCGCCGCATCGACGTGCTGCTGCCCGGCTATGAAGCCATCCACACCCTGGTCGCCGCCGGCATGCATCCGCTCGATGCCGCGCGCCGGCTGCGCCGCGCGCTCAATGGCCTGCGCAACAACGCCGTCAGGCAACTGCGCGAACACGGCATCGGCGACGCCGAAGCCCGCGTGCATACCTGGACCCGGCTGCAGGAACGCAACGCTTATTTCGATCTGCGCCGCAGCCTGGAGCAGCGCTATCGCAGCCAGCCCTGGTTGCGCCAGGCCTGCGACCGCGCCGCCGCCGCCGCGGTCCGGGCCAATGCCGTCGGCGAAACGGTCGCGCCGGCGCAGGCCCTGCGACAGGCGGCGCAGTACGCGCTGGCCGAACTGCCGTTCTTCCTCGACAGCCCGACGATCTTCGCCGCCGACAGCTCGGTGTTCGTCTATCCGCGTCCGATCGCGCTGGTGCACGACCTGCTCGAACGCAACGAGATCCTGCCGCGCCATCGCGGCCAGGGATACGTCAGCTTCCACCACCTGCCGTGA
- a CDS encoding peptidoglycan DD-metalloendopeptidase family protein produces MLRSLACALVLLLSASPAAAAAMNESLDMTVPQAPAPFRVEGRQRLMYELHLTNFSAEPVRLQRVEALDRDGGAVLASFAGAELGARRQSIGQAATADAALRPGERVVVFVEFDLAAGAAPPTALRHRIGLLGERGEDEVEGAPVAVAPASTLLLGPPLRGGPWAAVHAPQWPRGHRRVFYTLDGRARLPGRHAIDWVAIDSAGRRARGDADRAANSLGYGADVLAVADAQVVAARDGIAESATLSGRRKHSLDQAPGNYLVLALADGRYATYEHLRPGSLRVRVGERVRRGQTIAALGFTGDSTGPHLHFHVADGARPLASEGLPFEFERFERLGAYPQIDRLGRERWQAPAAGAAHERRGEAPASNSVVMFAE; encoded by the coding sequence ATGCTGCGCTCGCTCGCCTGCGCCCTAGTGCTGCTGTTGTCCGCCTCGCCGGCGGCCGCCGCGGCGATGAACGAATCGCTGGACATGACGGTGCCGCAGGCGCCGGCGCCGTTCCGGGTCGAGGGACGGCAGCGGCTGATGTACGAGTTGCACCTGACCAACTTCAGCGCCGAGCCGGTGCGTTTGCAGCGGGTCGAAGCGCTGGACCGCGACGGCGGTGCGGTATTGGCGAGTTTCGCCGGCGCCGAACTGGGCGCGCGCCGGCAGTCGATCGGCCAGGCCGCGACCGCCGACGCGGCCTTGCGCCCCGGCGAGCGGGTGGTGGTGTTCGTCGAGTTCGACCTGGCCGCCGGCGCTGCGCCGCCGACGGCGTTGCGCCACCGCATCGGCCTGCTCGGCGAACGCGGCGAAGACGAGGTCGAGGGCGCGCCGGTCGCGGTCGCGCCGGCCTCGACGCTGCTGCTCGGGCCGCCGCTGCGCGGCGGACCGTGGGCGGCGGTCCACGCGCCGCAATGGCCGCGCGGCCATCGGCGCGTGTTCTACACCCTCGACGGGCGCGCCCGCCTGCCCGGCCGGCACGCGATCGACTGGGTCGCGATCGACAGCGCCGGGCGCCGCGCCCGCGGCGACGCGGACCGTGCGGCCAACTCGCTAGGCTACGGCGCCGACGTGCTGGCGGTGGCCGACGCCCAGGTGGTCGCGGCGCGCGACGGCATCGCCGAGAGCGCGACGCTCTCCGGTCGGCGCAAGCATTCGCTGGACCAGGCGCCCGGCAACTACCTGGTGCTGGCGCTGGCCGACGGCCGCTACGCGACGTACGAACATCTGCGTCCCGGCAGCCTGCGCGTGCGTGTCGGCGAGCGGGTGCGGCGCGGCCAGACCATCGCCGCGCTCGGCTTCACCGGCGACTCGACCGGCCCGCACCTGCACTTCCATGTCGCCGACGGCGCCCGGCCGTTGGCCTCGGAAGGGCTGCCGTTCGAGTTCGAACGCTTCGAGCGGCTCGGCGCCTATCCGCAGATCGACCGGCTCGGCCGCGAGCGCTGGCAGGCGCCGGCGGCCGGCGCCGCGCACGAACGCCGCGGCGAGGCGCCGGCCTCCAATAGCGTGGTGATGTTCGCCGAATAG